One part of the Acipenser ruthenus chromosome 55, fAciRut3.2 maternal haplotype, whole genome shotgun sequence genome encodes these proteins:
- the LOC131723400 gene encoding histone H2B 3-like — protein MPEPKAAPAPKKGSKKAVAKTQPKGGKKRRKTRKESYAIYVYKVLKQVHPDTGISSKAMGIMNSFVNDIFERIAGESCRLAHYNKRSTITSREIQTAVRLLLPGELAKHAVSEGTKAVTKYTSSK, from the coding sequence AGAACCGAAAGCTGCACCCGCGCCGAAGAAAGgctccaagaaggctgttgccaagacgcagcctaagggaggaaagaagcgcagaaagaccaggaaggagagctacgccatctacgtgtacaaagtgctgaagcaggtgcaccccgacaccggcatctcttctaaggcgatgggcatcatgaactcgttcgtcaatgacattttcgagcgcatcgccggcgagtcgtgccgcctggctcactacaacaagcgctccaccatcacttcccgggagatccagacagccgtgcgcctcctgctgcccggagagctggccaagcacgccgtgtctgagggcaccaaggccgtcaccaagtacaccagctccaagtaa